Part of the Campylobacter suis genome, TAGGCTATCAGAAACACTCATGCGTCTATCAATTAGCGAGACAAGCTTTTCATTAAGGATAACAATAACAGAGTCGCTCTCTTTTCTAAGCTCAGCCAAGCCTTGATCGGCAAGTAAGCGTCGCTTTTTACCCTCTCTAGCAAATGGCAAAGTAACAACAGAAACAGCAAGGGCTCCACACTCTTTTGCAGCTTGAGCAACAACAGGAGCTGCACCCGTACCAGTACCACCACCAAGTCCAGCGGCTATAAACACAATATCGGTATTTTCAAACGCACTTTTTAGCTCATCATAACTCTCTTCAGCAGAAGCCTTGCCGACTTCTGGTTTCATGCCAGCACCAAGACCACGAGTGATCTTTTCGCCTATTTGAAGCTTAGTATAAGCTTTTGATTTATCAAGTGCTTGTCTATCGGTATTAGCCACGATAAGGTCTATATCAAGATCTGGATACTCCTTTATCATAGTGCTTATCATATTTCCGCCGCCGCCACCAACACCAATAACCTTTATCTTTGTGCCGTAAGTGCCGTGGCTCTCTTCTACCTTAAAATTTCCCATTGTTGCTCCTTAAAATGCCTGTGTTAATTTATTCCAAAATGTTGCTAAAATATTTGGCTTTTTTGGTTTTTCTATGCTAATGTCAGCCAGTTCATTTTTAGCTTGCGCTTGTGTATTTTCTATCTTTATATCGCTTAAATTTAGATCTAGTTTTTGCTCTTGTATTATAGGTTTTGTATGCTCAGCATGCATGTTTTTAAACTCAGCCCTTGGCTTTGTTATAGCCTCGCCTTTATATCTCATTTTCTGTTCCGAGTCAAGCTCATAAGGGGTAAAGTAGCCAGCCCCGTACATACAAAGACCGATAGCACAAGAGTGAGATGGATCTCGCTCATAAAGGCCATCAAATTCTTTTGCCTTTGCTATGCGAACTTGCATGTTTTTAAATATGGCCCCAGCAGCATCCCTAAGCTCGTCAAGCTTTGTCATACCGCCCGTTAAAACAACTCCTGCACCCACCAACTCTCGTTTAGTTTGAAGCATTTCATTTAGTATCATTAAAGTTTCTTCAACTCTTGAAAAAATAACATTTGAAACGATATCCATAGAAACTTCGCTCGTCTTGCTCTCATCTCCAAGAACTGGAATTTCAATAATATCAGTTGATCTTTTTAAAAGCGAGCTATACTCTAGCTTAAGCTCTTCCGCCTTATGAAACGGAGTATGCAAGACCATAGATATATCATTTGTTATATTTGTAGAGCCAACTGGTAAAAATCCATTATATCTTACAGAATTTCCAGAGTGTATCACAACATTGCAAGTCGAACCACCCATGTCTATAAGTGCAACACCAAGCTCTTTTTCATCATCATTTAATGTAGAAATAGCCGATGCATAGCCAGAAAGAACGATATTATCAGCCTTTACTCCTGCCATACTTACTGCTTTTTTAACATTGCTTAAATATGACTTTTGAACCATTATAATGTAAGTCTGAACTTCAAGCCTATTAGCGTTCATGCCAAGAGGATCTTCTATATGCTCTTGCTCATCTACCTTAAAGCTGTAAGGAAGCACATGTAAAATTTCATAATCGCTAGGTATCATGGCATTATGTTTTGCGGTAGTTATGGCACGCTCAATCTCTTTAATGCCTATTTCATGGTTTGGTAAATTTACAACACTTCCGCTCTCTGTGCTTTTTGTATATGCTCCAGAGATAGAAACTACGACTTTTTCATACTGAGTCCCAGCTATTCGCTGAGCTTTTTCGATAGCAGATTTAATAGACCTTGAGGCATGCTCGATATTGCTAATAGTTCCTTTTTTAACACCCTGAGCTTTTTCTTCGCCAATGCCTATAATTTTTATACTGTCTTCTGTTTGCTCCGCCATAACGGCTCTGATCTGAAAAGAGCCAATATCAATACCTAAAATTTTTGTTCCCAAAACAGACTACCTTTTAATATATTCTTCTACTTTATAGCGCTTTTGAAGCTCTTTTATGAGATCTTGTAACATCTCATTATTTTTCATAGCTTGCATGTTTTGCATAGCTAACACATTATGGCTTTCATCACTGTTAGTAAGCAATTTTTGTTCCAAAATTTCGTATATAACAGCTTTTTCTCCTAACACAACATAACCTTTTTTGTTAGCAGAGTCAAAAACTTGTGATACAAAATTTCCGACTTCAAACATATCAAGATCGCCAACTTTACTCTCTTTGTCTTTTGCTATAGTAGTTTTTTCGGCATTTTTTGGATCAAATTTTACTAACTCGCTCTTTGCTTTTTCACTCATTAATGCACTAAATTTATCCTGCATATAAAATTTTAAAACCTGTTCTCTTGCCGCATCAAATTCCATTGGCTTTGGCAAATTTACACTCTTAACTTTTGCTATAATATAACCATTGTGAGTTAGTATAGGCTTTAAAACATCTCCGCTTTTGGCACTACTAAACTCTTCAAGAGGTAGCTTTGCATCATCTTCTGCAAAACTCAAACTTCCATCAGTTGCTAGCTCACCCTTTTTAACAGCAACATATTTTTCAAGTGCACTTCTTCTACTTTGCTCTATCAAATAGTCTTTATTAGCACGCTCTTTCGCCTCTTCAAAAGACAAAATTTTATCCTCTGCATCTCGATAGTTTGCTTTATTCTCCTCATAAAAAGCCTTAACCAAAGCCTCATCGGCCTCATCATTGCTAATACCAATGGTCAATGTCTCAAGATCGTATGACTTTTTTGTCAGGTATTTATCTTTATTTGATTCCCAAAGCTTTTTAAGCTCTGCTTCATCAACTTTTATCTCGCTTTCATCAGCGCTTATGATACTAAAAGCTATCGTATCTTGCATAGAAAAAGCAGAACTCATAATCTCGACATCTTTTGCGCTAGCATTAAGCGACAGTGCTGTATTTAGCTTTTCTAACAACACCGCTCGCTTAATACCTTTTTCAAAATCATTTGGATTTATCCTAGCTCTTCTTAGTGTGTCATAGTATAAATTTTTATTAAAAACACCGTCTGTTTGAAATTCTGGGCTCTTTGCGATATATCTTACCGTGTCTTCATCGCTGGCACTAAGCCCTAGTTCATTTGCAAAATTTAGCAACATACTCTCTTGTATAGCAGCTTGCAAAGCCATGCCTTGAAGTCCTAGCTCACCAGCTTTTTCTTCAGTAAGCTTTCCATCAAAGATGTTATTATACTGGTTGTAAAGCTGAGAATACTTTTCATTAACCTCTTGAATGCTTACTGCTCGATCGCCAACTTTTGCGACAGATGTAGCGCGATTAGTATTCATATCATAAGCGCCCCAGCCCACAAAACCAGCACCCACAAAGGCTATCGTGCTTATCCAAATCGTTGGAACAAGATATTTTTTATTTTTCTGCATCCAAGTTATCATAAAATTTCCTTAATCTTTTACTAACATAAAAATGTGTTATTTTACATTTTTTAGCCTTAAATATCGTTAAAATCGACATTTTCAAGGCAATTTTTACTAACATTTTCTAATTTTCTGTTAGTTGAGAGCGAGTATCTTCTGAAAGCATCAAAAGTTTTGCACTATTTTCAAGTATAGCAACATCTTTTGCAAGCTGAGAGGCAGTTCTCGCATAAGCATAAACACCATAACCTCTAATTATCATTATGTTGGTTTTATTTTCAATTAAGTGCCTATAAATTTCAGTTTCTGCACGCTCATACCAATCTTCAAACTGCTTTGGATCATAGATATTTATCTCATCAAATTTCATATATCCAAAATAATCTTTTGGCACTAAAACACTATGGTTTAAGCTATAAGCAGTCGTATAATGAGGCATAGCATAGCAGATAAATCTTGCTTCATTTATGTTTTTATAGATATTGTGATGTATAGCAGCATCCATACTAGCGTCATTCCATCTATAGTCCTTTTTAGACGAAAGTACGACAACATCATCATCTCCTATGTCGTCAAATATTGCATTTTGTTTATTTATAACAAACTGATTACCCTCTACTTTTGATGAGATGGAACCATGAAAAACACCAAAAAAATTCTTTCTAAACATCGCAAGTGAAATTTTTTTCATCTCTTGTATCGATCGCTTAATCTCCATATCTAAACACCTTTTTAAAAATTTTGTGTAAAATTATACACAATTTCTTATTTTAAGTAAAATTTTGCTAAATTATCGTATTAATTTAGACAAGGAAAAAGTTGCAAAGTCCTCATAAAAGTGTTTTACTTGATGAAGTGAAAGAGATTTTTACTCAAATTGGCGGAATTTTTATCGACTGCACACTAGGATACGCTGGTCATAGTAGTGAAATTTTAGAAAATAATAAAAATATCAAGCTAATAGCATGCGACCGTGATGATGAAGCTATAAATTTTAGCACTAAAAGGCTAGCAAACTTTGGCGAAAGAGTAAAAATTTATAAATCAACTTTTTCAAACCTACTTGATAAATTAGACAAAAATGAGCTAAAAAATGTCCGTGGAATTTTAGCTGACATAGGCGTTAGCTCACTTCAGATAGATAAAAATGAGCGTGGTTTTAGTATAAATTCAAATACTCTTGATATGCGAATGGATACAAGTAGTGGCATTAGTGCATACGAAGTTGTAAATTCATACTCACATGATGAGCTTTCACGCATATTTTTTGAGTATGGCGAGCTAAAAAATGCAAAAAATATCGCCAGCAAGATAGTAAGTGCAAGAGAACAAGCTCCCATAAAAAGCGCAAAAGAGCTAAGCGAGATAGTCGGCACAAAAAGCTTTAACGGACGCTCAGTTAGCCCTGCCATTTTAGCTTTTCAGGCAATTCGCATTGAGATAAATAACGAGCTTAATGAGCTTAAAAATTTACTTCAAAGTATCAAGAACTCAGAGCTAAACGACTGTCTAGTTTGCATAATAAGCTTTCACTCACTTGAGGATAGGATAGTAAAAAATACATTTAAAGATTGGGCAAAAAGCTGTATCTGCCCAAGTGGTGTAATGCGCTGTGTTTGTGGCAACAACCATGCGATCGGAAAGATAATGACCAAAAAAGCTATCACACCAAGCCAAGCTGAGATAAAACAAAACTCGCGTAGTAGCTGTGCAAAAATGCGTGTATTTAAGGTATCAAGATGAGTGAAAAACAAGAGCTTTTAAAATTTCATGACATTGAGCAAATGCGAGAGGAAAATTTGGGTTGGAGGACGCTATTTGTGGCGTTTGCATGCCTTGCGATAGCTTTTTGTATATTTTTACCAAAAATCTACTTTGCAAATAAAATTTACTATATAAGTATGGAAATAACTGAGATTAGCAACAAAAGAGATGTTTTGCTTGAGGAAAATCGCGTTTTAAAAAATAAATTAGAAGCGTTAAAATACAAAATAAATATCAAAAATCCACTTCAAGCAGAATAGTGGTAGTAGCATAAATTTGTGTTCTAAAGCCTTAACTACTCACTTCGTTCTGAAACTAACTTTTCTAAAACATGTTGTTCTAAGTCACTTTTTGTGATACCATCTTTTACAGCTTGAGTGTAAATTTCATCGACTTTTTTTGAGTATTTTTCATAGGCAAAAAATGGAAAATGAACAGTCCAAGCTTGCTTTATGAGCTCAGCGCTCTTTTCTTTTCTAGCCCAAATTTTAAACATATCAAAGCCTAAAAATATCAAAGATGTTATAACCATAGTGCCTATTATCGAGATGTGACTGTCTATTTTAGCCAAAAAACTATGCGTTATTAATAGCGAAATAAAAAGTATAAGAGTGCAGATAACTGTGTAAATTCCATATGTTTTTAGTGTATCAAATCTAAAATTTAGCTTTGCACAATCAATCAACATACCCTCATTATAAAGCGAATTTGCCTCCAAAAGATCTCTAAAAAGCACTGGTTGGCGTGAAACTATAAAAATTCTATCTAAAATTAGTTTTTTAAATTTTATACACATCTACTCAATCTTTATAAATTTTTGGCAAATTATAGCAAATTTTTTCAAAATATGATAAATTTTTGGATAAAATTAAGAAAACAAACTAAGGAAAAATGATGTCTGAACTAAAAAATACAGTTTTTGTAAATGGCGAATTTGTAAGCGCGAACGAAGCTAAAATAAGTGCGTTTGATCGCGGTTTTATATTTGGCGATGGAATTTATGAGGTTGTTCCTGTGCTAAACTCAAAGATGGTTGATAAGGCTGAGTTTTGGCAAAGATTTGAACGAAGTATGAGCGAGATCGAGTTAAAACTACCCTACTCTCATGTGGAATTTGAGCAAATTTTGCAAGACATCATAACAAAAAATGAGCTTAAAGAAGGTGGCATTTATATGCAAATAACTCGCGGTTCAGCACCAAGAGATTTTAAATTTTTAAGCGGACTTGCCCCTACTATTTTTATCTTTTGCTACGAAGCTCAAATCATAAACAACCCACTTGCAAAAAGTGGTATACATGTCGCAAGTGTGCCAGATATACGATGGAAACGCCGTGACATAAAGTCAATATCCCTACTAGCGCAATGTTGGGCAAAAAACGAAGCAGCAAAACAAGGCGCATTTGAAGCTATAATGATAGAAAATGGAGTTGTCAGCGAGGGTTCAAGCTCAAGTGTTTTTATCATAAAAGATGATATTTTGATAACTAAGCCACTCTCAAATGAAATTTTACCAGGCATAAGACGCAAAAACTTACTCGAATTTGCTGATAAAATTGGTCTAAAAACTGAACTTAGGGATTTTACACTTGATGAAGTTTATGAAGCCGACGAAGCATTTATAAGCGCAGCGACTCTTATACTTTTGCCTATCGTTCAAGCTGATGAGCACCTAATAAATGGCGGACAAGTTGGCAAACACACAAAACAGTTACGACAATTATACGAACAAAAATTTGTCAACGAATCAAAGTGAAAGAAAAAATTTTAATAAGCGCTTGTTTGCTTGGCACAAACTGTAAATACAATGGCGGCAATAACTTAAAGCAAGAGCTAATGCCAAACCTAGAGGCGCTAAAAGAAAAATTTGAACTAATAGCACTCTGCCCTGAAGAGCTTGGTGGACTTAGTACTCTAAGAGAGCCTGCCGAGATAGTAGGTGAAAAAATAATTACAAAATTTAGCCACACAGATGCAAGTGAATAGTTTTTAATGGGTGCGAAAATATGCGTAAATATAGCTCAACAAAATGGCTGCAAAATAGCAATCTTAAAAGAGCGAAGCCCAAGCTGTGGCGTTTATCAAATTTATGATGGGAGCTTTGGTAAAAGACTAATTGTGGGGCAAGGATTAACAACAAAAAAGCTAAGCGCTGTAGGAATTAAAATTTACTCTGAGGATGAGATATGCAAAGTGATCTAGCTGAAGTCGTATTTAAATATCTTATACTAATAGCTTTAGTAGCACTTGTATTTTCGCTTGGCATAAGTGGCTTTATGTTTTATCAAGGCAAATACAGCGAGTTTTTAATACAAACACACGCTATATCTGGAGTAATGCTTGTGTCCATATCTCTTATACATGCTTACATCAAAAAGAAAAAGATCAAAAAACTTACAAGTGAATTTGCAAATGCTTTGCGAGGCAAAAAAGTTGAACTAGAATGCAACACAACGCGTTTTATCGAAGCATTAAAAGATGTTAGAGTAGATGAGCTCAGTAAGCAGTTTAATGCAGATGTGGAGCAAATTTTAAATGATGGCGATATAAAAGTAAAAAGCAAAAGTCAAACATTGCAAGAAATTTGTAAAGCAAACGATGAAAAGATGTTTTATCTATTTGTGGTTTTGATGGAGGGAATTTTTAAGCCCGATAAGACTAACCATAAATGTGGCACTAATAACTAAAAATTTATACTTTACAAGATTTATTTTTTATAAAAGCTAACTTTTATTTTCTGTATTGGCTTAGAAAGAATGAGAAATTTCGCTCAAAAAATTGAGCGAAATTTTGGTATGTTATAGACCCTCAAATGGATTTGAAACTACATTATCGCGATCAACTATATAAGGTATGATAGCCGCATGACGAGCACGCTTGATAGCTTTTTCAACCATCTCTTGATATTTTTTAGATGTGCCTGTTAATCGGCGTGGCATAATCTTAAATCTCTCAGATAAACAATACTTTAAAAGTGAAGTATCTTTATAGTCTATAAAATCAATCTTAGCCTCTGTAAATTTGCAGTATTTGCGTGAATATTTTCTTTTTTCTGCCATTTGTTATCCCTTTTTAAAATGGTATATTATCTTCGTCAATATCGAATTTATCGGCATTGACATCTACTTCTTGAATTTTTTCTTCATAATAATCATCGTTTCGCTGTTTATTTGGCTGGTTTTGGGCTACTCTTTGCTGGTTATTTGAGTTGTAGCTATTTTGATTACCGTAGTTTTGTGAATTATTTTGGTTACCATAGCTGTTTTGCTGTGAATAGCCGCCATTTGAGCCATAACCGCCCTGATTATTTTGATTAAATCCACCTTGATTTGAACCACCGCCCAGCATCTCCATATTTTCAACGCTTATGCTATGTTTACTTCGATTTTGACCATTATTGTCTGTCCATTGATCAAATTTTAAGCGTCCTTCAACAAGGACTTTTGAGCCCTTGCTTAAGTATTGATTTGCTATTTCAGCTTGTTTTCCAAAAAATGAGATGTCTACAAAGCATGTCTCTTCACGCTTTTCGTTGTTTGCAGTAAAACGCCTAGTAACAGCTATCCCAGTGTTTCCTATGGCAGCGCCACTTGTAGTATATCTTAACTCAATATCCCTAGTTAAATTTCCTACCAAAACAACTTTATTAAACATCTTTTATTCCTTTAGTTTTCTTCTGAAAACGCTATTTCTTCACTTTTTTCAGCTTTTGGCTCGCGTGGTGCTCTTGGCTCTCGCTCTTTTCTTACGATAGTTTGCTTTATACCTTTGCTCATTCTATCCCAAGCAGCTATCTCACGCTTGTTTTCATATTTAACACTTAAGAATCTAATAATATCTTCTGTAATTCTTATATTTCTTACTAGTTCCGCAAGAAGTGCTGGTGGAGCTTTGTAGTAAATAACAAAATATGTACCGCGCTCATACTTTTGTATAGTATAGGCAAGCTTGCGTGTACCCATCTCGTCTATCCTAGCGATCTCGCCGCCATTTTTAGTAATAACCTCTTTTACGAAGTCAACTTTTGCTTTAGCTTCTTCTTCTGTAAGCGTTGGCTTAAGAATAAATAAAAGCTCGTAATGTCTCATGTATTCTCCTTATGGATTTCGCCTGTGCCTGGTGGCATAAGCAAGGATGTTTGCCAAACGGCAACTGGAGATTGTACTCTTTTTTTACTTAATATTTGCTGTTGAGATGATATTTTGGATATTTAGAAGCGATGTAAGCAAGTAGGTATTTTTATCTATTTTGCTATTGGTTTTTAGCTCAAATTCAGCCAAATTTAAAGCCATAAAAATATCCTTATAACTCTTTAAATTTATAGATAAACTCTGCTTTTTTAGCGCCTCTTCAATATTTTTTGGCGGAGCATAACCAAGGGTCTCTTTTATATCAAAACGCCCGTTTATTTTTACATGAGCATACAATTTAAAAAGTCTAGAAAATGCCTTGTAGAGTGAATTTATTAGTAAAATTTCATTAAAATTTACATCTTGCTCATATGCAAAAAAGTCATTTTTTATATCTTTTAGCCCTATAAGTTTTGCAAAAAAATCATCAAAACTAACGCTACCAAGCCCAAAAACAAGCTTTCTTACCATATCTTGTTCAATATGTGTATTTAAGCTGGCAAGCTTATTTAACTCCGCAGCTGCAAGATATAGATCTTCATTTTGTATTGCATAAAGCTCAAAAAGAGCGTTGCGAGTTATATTTAGCCCTATTTTTGAAGCATTTTTGGATAAAAGCTCTACCGCCTCTGATGGATTGCTTGGCTTAAAAAATCTAGCAAAATTTACTCCAAAAGTCTTTTGTGCATCCATGACAATTTTCATATCATACTCATAAAACTCATAGACAAATTTCTTGTCTTTATCAGCTTCGCATATGCTTATAAGCTCTTTTAACTCTTTGGTTGGAATTTTTCTATCAGTTTTTATATGAAGTATATTTTCGCCTCCAAACAAAGAACTTTCGGCTAAATGAGACTTTGCAAGAGTAAAATCATACTCATCAAAATAAAGGCTTAAAACATTACTATCATCATTTGAGTAAATAGCTAAAATTTCCTTTGCGAACATCTCTATTTGATACTCATCGGCACCAAAAAGTAAAAAATAATTCGCTTTAAAACCAAAGTTTAGCTGACTTTCAAGCTCTCTTCTATACATCAGAACTCTTTTTTTCGAGCTTTCTTACCACTTTGCCAACTATCTTTGCAAGAGCTATGTCAGACTCTGTTATGCGTACTATAACTGGAGTTAAAAGCTCGCAACCAAAGCCTGTGATAAAAATTCTAGCTCCCTTTAGCTCATCATCAAGCCTAGCCGTTACCACGCCTTGATTTTCACTTATATAGCAACGAAATTCTTTTCCGATATTTTGCGCCGCCCAGCGTGCAAATTTACGATCCATAAAATCATATGCCACTTTATCTGCTTCACGCTCTAGCTCACTTAGAGTAGCACATGTGCTTTGAATATTTAAAAGCAGATAATTTACGAGCCTTTCATCATTTTTAAGCCCTGCTTTTAAGATTCTATGCAATATCAAATCAGAATAACGCCTTATCGGACTTGTAAAATGTGTATATCTATCAAATCCAAGACCAAAATGTCCCAAATTTTCACTACTGTACTCAGCCTTTTTTTGTGCCTTAATAATAAGCTTATCTATCTCTTCACGGTTGCCCAGCAAGTCAGCTTGAGCTTGAACCTTCCGTATCAGCTTAGCAAGGTCATTCTCATAGGCAACATCTATACCAAGCAAGGCTAAGTCTTCAAGCAAATTATAAATTTTCTTAAAATCTGGCGAAGCATGATTCCTAAAAACTCCGCGTCCTATACGCTTTGCAGCGGCTTTGTTTGCAAGCAACATACAGTCCTCAACAAGCCTATGAGAATCGCTGTCTGTCTCAAAGATAGTCTGCCTTGGCATACCTGCCTCATCAAGACTCATTCTAAGTTCGCTAGTACGAAAGTCAAAAGCATTTACAAGGCGTTTTTTTCTAAGCTTTGAGGTAATGACAAAAAGTGGTTTTACCCAAGAAATTTCGCTATCTTTTTTACCGTCTAAAATTTCATCTATCTCATCATAGTTAAAGCGTCTTTTTGAGTTTATGATAGCTTCAAAAAGCTCCTCTTTAACGACATCTAAATTTTCATCAAGTGAGATTTTAAAGCAAAATGCAAGCCTATCAACATTTGGCTTAAGCGAACATATATTTTCACTCAAAGCTCGTGGCAACATTGGTATAGCAATATGTGGAAAATATATAGAAAAACCGCGTTTTTTTGCCTCACTATCGATAGGAGAATAGGCGTTTACATACTCACTTACATCGGCGATAGCAACATAAATTTCACGCTTTTTGACATCAAAATATATCGCATCATCAAAGTCCTTTGCATGAACTGGGTCAATAGTAGCAAATTCCAACTCTCTTAGATCGACCCTATCTGGATAAAAGCTAGCCTCGACACTATCACCCCAAGCCAGCGCCTCATCCTCGCAAGCATCGCTAAATTTATCATTTTTATTATAGATAGCAAGTGAAATTTTCTCATCGCTCAGCGGGTCGTTTATATTGCCTAAAACCTCTGTAACCTCACCATTTATGTTGTTTATCTTTAGCAAAGTACCTATAGGCAGCTGTTTTAGGCTCTTTTGGCTGGCTCTTAAGGTTGTACTAAGTCCAGTTTTTACATTTACGCCAAGTATAGCTTGTCCAAAAAATTTCGTATAAACCACACTTGTTTCG contains:
- the ftsA gene encoding cell division protein FtsA, with the translated sequence MGTKILGIDIGSFQIRAVMAEQTEDSIKIIGIGEEKAQGVKKGTISNIEHASRSIKSAIEKAQRIAGTQYEKVVVSISGAYTKSTESGSVVNLPNHEIGIKEIERAITTAKHNAMIPSDYEILHVLPYSFKVDEQEHIEDPLGMNANRLEVQTYIIMVQKSYLSNVKKAVSMAGVKADNIVLSGYASAISTLNDDEKELGVALIDMGGSTCNVVIHSGNSVRYNGFLPVGSTNITNDISMVLHTPFHKAEELKLEYSSLLKRSTDIIEIPVLGDESKTSEVSMDIVSNVIFSRVEETLMILNEMLQTKRELVGAGVVLTGGMTKLDELRDAAGAIFKNMQVRIAKAKEFDGLYERDPSHSCAIGLCMYGAGYFTPYELDSEQKMRYKGEAITKPRAEFKNMHAEHTKPIIQEQKLDLNLSDIKIENTQAQAKNELADISIEKPKKPNILATFWNKLTQAF
- a CDS encoding peptidylprolyl isomerase; this translates as MITWMQKNKKYLVPTIWISTIAFVGAGFVGWGAYDMNTNRATSVAKVGDRAVSIQEVNEKYSQLYNQYNNIFDGKLTEEKAGELGLQGMALQAAIQESMLLNFANELGLSASDEDTVRYIAKSPEFQTDGVFNKNLYYDTLRRARINPNDFEKGIKRAVLLEKLNTALSLNASAKDVEIMSSAFSMQDTIAFSIISADESEIKVDEAELKKLWESNKDKYLTKKSYDLETLTIGISNDEADEALVKAFYEENKANYRDAEDKILSFEEAKERANKDYLIEQSRRSALEKYVAVKKGELATDGSLSFAEDDAKLPLEEFSSAKSGDVLKPILTHNGYIIAKVKSVNLPKPMEFDAAREQVLKFYMQDKFSALMSEKAKSELVKFDPKNAEKTTIAKDKESKVGDLDMFEVGNFVSQVFDSANKKGYVVLGEKAVIYEILEQKLLTNSDESHNVLAMQNMQAMKNNEMLQDLIKELQKRYKVEEYIKR
- a CDS encoding class II aldolase and adducin N-terminal domain-containing protein, giving the protein MEIKRSIQEMKKISLAMFRKNFFGVFHGSISSKVEGNQFVINKQNAIFDDIGDDDVVVLSSKKDYRWNDASMDAAIHHNIYKNINEARFICYAMPHYTTAYSLNHSVLVPKDYFGYMKFDEINIYDPKQFEDWYERAETEIYRHLIENKTNIMIIRGYGVYAYARTASQLAKDVAILENSAKLLMLSEDTRSQLTEN
- the rsmH gene encoding 16S rRNA (cytosine(1402)-N(4))-methyltransferase RsmH, encoding MQSPHKSVLLDEVKEIFTQIGGIFIDCTLGYAGHSSEILENNKNIKLIACDRDDEAINFSTKRLANFGERVKIYKSTFSNLLDKLDKNELKNVRGILADIGVSSLQIDKNERGFSINSNTLDMRMDTSSGISAYEVVNSYSHDELSRIFFEYGELKNAKNIASKIVSAREQAPIKSAKELSEIVGTKSFNGRSVSPAILAFQAIRIEINNELNELKNLLQSIKNSELNDCLVCIISFHSLEDRIVKNTFKDWAKSCICPSGVMRCVCGNNHAIGKIMTKKAITPSQAEIKQNSRSSCAKMRVFKVSR
- a CDS encoding D-amino-acid transaminase, which encodes MMSELKNTVFVNGEFVSANEAKISAFDRGFIFGDGIYEVVPVLNSKMVDKAEFWQRFERSMSEIELKLPYSHVEFEQILQDIITKNELKEGGIYMQITRGSAPRDFKFLSGLAPTIFIFCYEAQIINNPLAKSGIHVASVPDIRWKRRDIKSISLLAQCWAKNEAAKQGAFEAIMIENGVVSEGSSSSVFIIKDDILITKPLSNEILPGIRRKNLLEFADKIGLKTELRDFTLDEVYEADEAFISAATLILLPIVQADEHLINGGQVGKHTKQLRQLYEQKFVNESK
- a CDS encoding chemotaxis protein, which encodes MQSDLAEVVFKYLILIALVALVFSLGISGFMFYQGKYSEFLIQTHAISGVMLVSISLIHAYIKKKKIKKLTSEFANALRGKKVELECNTTRFIEALKDVRVDELSKQFNADVEQILNDGDIKVKSKSQTLQEICKANDEKMFYLFVVLMEGIFKPDKTNHKCGTNN
- the rpsR gene encoding 30S ribosomal protein S18 encodes the protein MAEKRKYSRKYCKFTEAKIDFIDYKDTSLLKYCLSERFKIMPRRLTGTSKKYQEMVEKAIKRARHAAIIPYIVDRDNVVSNPFEGL
- a CDS encoding single-stranded DNA-binding protein; translated protein: MFNKVVLVGNLTRDIELRYTTSGAAIGNTGIAVTRRFTANNEKREETCFVDISFFGKQAEIANQYLSKGSKVLVEGRLKFDQWTDNNGQNRSKHSISVENMEMLGGGSNQGGFNQNNQGGYGSNGGYSQQNSYGNQNNSQNYGNQNSYNSNNQQRVAQNQPNKQRNDDYYEEKIQEVDVNADKFDIDEDNIPF
- the rpsF gene encoding 30S ribosomal protein S6 → MRHYELLFILKPTLTEEEAKAKVDFVKEVITKNGGEIARIDEMGTRKLAYTIQKYERGTYFVIYYKAPPALLAELVRNIRITEDIIRFLSVKYENKREIAAWDRMSKGIKQTIVRKEREPRAPREPKAEKSEEIAFSEEN
- the holA gene encoding DNA polymerase III subunit delta — protein: MYRRELESQLNFGFKANYFLLFGADEYQIEMFAKEILAIYSNDDSNVLSLYFDEYDFTLAKSHLAESSLFGGENILHIKTDRKIPTKELKELISICEADKDKKFVYEFYEYDMKIVMDAQKTFGVNFARFFKPSNPSEAVELLSKNASKIGLNITRNALFELYAIQNEDLYLAAAELNKLASLNTHIEQDMVRKLVFGLGSVSFDDFFAKLIGLKDIKNDFFAYEQDVNFNEILLINSLYKAFSRLFKLYAHVKINGRFDIKETLGYAPPKNIEEALKKQSLSINLKSYKDIFMALNLAEFELKTNSKIDKNTYLLTSLLNIQNIISTANIK
- a CDS encoding RNB domain-containing ribonuclease translates to MKEFLYALLNGVKEREISNENREILRNLENLKAVSQHKASFYLNDGFVCGRLDISINGTGYLTPFDPRFKQDIIIENKNLNNAHYGDIVLAKILRTKKKRESAKVIMSLKLANETSVVYTKFFGQAILGVNVKTGLSTTLRASQKSLKQLPIGTLLKINNINGEVTEVLGNINDPLSDEKISLAIYNKNDKFSDACEDEALAWGDSVEASFYPDRVDLRELEFATIDPVHAKDFDDAIYFDVKKREIYVAIADVSEYVNAYSPIDSEAKKRGFSIYFPHIAIPMLPRALSENICSLKPNVDRLAFCFKISLDENLDVVKEELFEAIINSKRRFNYDEIDEILDGKKDSEISWVKPLFVITSKLRKKRLVNAFDFRTSELRMSLDEAGMPRQTIFETDSDSHRLVEDCMLLANKAAAKRIGRGVFRNHASPDFKKIYNLLEDLALLGIDVAYENDLAKLIRKVQAQADLLGNREEIDKLIIKAQKKAEYSSENLGHFGLGFDRYTHFTSPIRRYSDLILHRILKAGLKNDERLVNYLLLNIQSTCATLSELEREADKVAYDFMDRKFARWAAQNIGKEFRCYISENQGVVTARLDDELKGARIFITGFGCELLTPVIVRITESDIALAKIVGKVVRKLEKKSSDV